A segment of the Hyperolius riggenbachi isolate aHypRig1 chromosome 8, aHypRig1.pri, whole genome shotgun sequence genome:
CAATTATCCTGTGGAGCtacgttatatatttcccacggggacatatatacgtactccttctagccCCGAAATTTTGTATTGCCTAGCCTTGTTCGCGGTATTGCTCCTGATACTAGCCagtcttccttgcttatgttatatatcggttcatcgccgatatatacatatgttagtcagtcgtttgtagtttcattgatagctgtaaattgtaatacgctaggaaatcatatctattgtatatttgtctatgtATTACATTTGCTTGCCTTTTGATTCTGCTATTTCTTGACTATTCTGTCCTATCCTTGCGTGGTAGCCATTgttgtggttgctattggctacctcactcttgtctttgtgaatgcttgctgtcactgagattagcaagcattcattctgtcagcctctgtcctcctagtcatgtccttgcaggtagccattgttgtggttgctattggctacctccttccagtctgtcttgtatctgtctgaatgtttgctatcgcaagagcagtgcaacatcgcactgcactgccattgcgtcttatcagaagcccagagctgcagttgctctgggcagcctgtgtagcctcttccataattcagctctcagctttgttgtgctggctggtcagaaaGTAGGACCCCCCAGCGTTAcaggtatttccgcagaaatttgTTTTCCGAGTTACgatcggaaatgccgatttcaAATCGGAAATTTCCTTGGAATCTGAATGAACATCCCCAACCATCACTTCATTATGCTGGTTCCATTGCCATATTTAGAAAGGATACAGTTATACTTATGTACTAGTATTACATTACAAGAGTTGGCTATGCCTTGTTCTTTTCAGCCTTTCTACTCTCTTATAGTAATTCATTATCAAGTGACAAATATGAATGAGACGGTCCTAACAGAATTTTTCCTAGTTGGATTCTCTGATTTGGAACATTCAAGATTTGGTCTTTTCATTGTTATAACTATTTTATATGCCGGTATAATAACAGCCAATgtctttattattatcattgttaAAACCAAAAGACGTCTTCACAAGGCTATGTACTTCTTCATTGGTGGACTCTCATTCCTCGAAATTTGGTATCCTTCAGTCACCATCCCCAGACTTCTGTGGTCTCTTAAAACTAGAGGAGAAGCAATATCTCTGTATGGCTGCTTCAcacaattttattttcatttttctcttggagcaACAGAAATTTTCCTCCTTACTGTGATGGCTTATGATCGGTATGTGGCTATATGTAATCCTCTTTACTATGTAGTTATTATCAGTCCTAAGACGTGTGCTTTTCTCATAATCGGGTCTTGGGTTTGTGGCTTCCTCTCGCCGCTTGTCCCTTGTCTACAGATTTCCAATCTCTCATTTTGTAGGGAAAACCAAATTGATCATTACTATTGTGACTTGGCTCCACTGCTCAAATTATCTTGTTCCGACACATCAAGCATTGAAAAGCTGTTTTTTTGTCTTAGCTTGTTCATAATCTTAGGCTGTTTTTTCTTAATCATTATCTCCTACATTTGTATAATACGAACAATTCTGATGTTTCCGACTGCAGCTGGGCGCCGCAAGAGCTTTTCTACATTTGCTTCTCATCTTATTGTTGTTACGCTTTTTTATGGCCCAATCATATTTATGTTTGTGAGACCCAGCACTGGTGGTCTCATGCACCTCAATAAAATGGTTTCTATAATTCCTTCAGTAGTGACTCCTCTTCTAAATCCTATTATCTACACCCTGAGGAATCAAGAGGTGAAGGATGCTGTGAAGCTCAATCATTCATTTTCTAGGTGGAAGATGGCAGACAGTATCTATATTAAAGCATACGTGAAGTGACAGgaggcatgatgagataaacataggatcAAACAGTACTAGTCCTGACTCCTGCTGCCAAGAAATTGTTTGGCAGAAAATAAGTATAGCAGCACTTCCTGTATTTTGATGACAATGGGAGTAGTTATTGTTGGCTACAGAGTATTAACAGTTAACCACCtaaagtgtatccgagataaacgtttactcattgcataattgtgttcctttcatatagttcatagggcattcctcaagccaaatacttttttttgttttaataccccaattccctataaactaaacaagccttgcccacagctcctccagcgcatagccactctgagacccatgtagcaagggcttatgggagctcagtctgggcaggaggtggaggaggtgttactagccagaaatttcaaagggagaaggagaggggagtgaagttttcacaggttgagggctggagatgcagagcagcttgcctgtgtgtaatgatcacaagcagaacatggcttctctcgtatcacaggaagaaattatcATATgcattgctgtgtaaactatctaaactttagataagatataaaaacaagttacttgttatagttagtttttcatctcagatccgctttaaccactacaagttgtgttccccttatggaccagagaaaATTTAAAATTTCTACGCCCATTTACttgcaaataactttatcactacttatcacagctaatgttttttttttttcagcacaaattaTACTTTTCATAGGCAATATTTTTGGTAACTTTTTTTCCTATGCCTTTTAAAGGAAAAAGAATGAAAAATTaagaaaatacacaatttcttaaTTTTCagtctatagttttaaaataaacaatgctactgtagataaaacccacactttttatttacctatttgtcctggctatcacaacattgaaattatgttcctagtacaatgtttgTTGCCAAATTTCGTGTGAATTAAAGGTggattttttaattttgtttttttggttttcttaCTGTACTCtataaataattacaagccctaatttggAAAAATACCgataacaataatataccctcatgggctggcatacatatataaaaaaaaaactaagtccCTAATGTAACAATTTATGCATTCTCTTTTAaattctgtaattttttttacaagtttttaaTGTTGGTACCTGTGGGGGTTGGGAGGCAGAAGGGGTTAATGAGCTGTTTATTTATGGGCATAGTTTTTTTGTGATGCACTATTAACTTATGCAACTTACTCACAGCATTCAAAGTTAAAAGTCTTACAATTACTGATCACTGCTGTTGGTTACAGCAGTGATCATTCATGAAtctggcactttgattggctttgggaccACATGTTTCCATTTACCAATCTGATTTCTAACGACCTGGCGTGCATAGCAAGGTGAATATGAGTTTCTACACCCCTGGGACTTTAGATGAAGTCTCAGAGGTTGTAGATAAACTGCTGCTCATGCGGATAAGAGACCCTGCTAAGTAGGGCGGTATAGTCCTGTGTCCAACAGGCAGGTGGTAGAGGAGGCAGAATTCATTTTCCCCTAATTAACCTTTTTCTATGGCAACACAATGTGGTTAACATGATGATTTTATGAAGATGCCAAGACAGAAGTGGGTTAGAAATGTGTATAAGCAATTGTCAAGAAGCTCGGGGAGTCTCCAGTGGCCAGGCTACTTCTTTTTTTCAAATctatcatttttttcccctgtttgtTGGAAattgctgcttaaagagacactgaagtctcgtaaaaaacatatttttatttaaaaattgtgTTTAACAAGATTGTCCaaactaaaccgctgcatccccgtggctgtaatctatctaaatccccccaaactccccagggggcaatccgggtagcgcttctgtgagaggcagagctggacaccatctactccaccagtttgctggattcggtcccggcaatatgaaatgaagggaggggttcctctaataaatgtaaaatattttatatgtggctggatagtgtaacacaggagacctgggttcgaatctcggctctgcctgttcagtaagccagcacctattcagtaggagatcttgggcaaatctccctaacactgctactgccaatagagcgcgtcctagtggctgcagctctggggctttgagtcttccaggagaaaagcgtgatataaatgtcctgtgtttatttgtttatatttgttatcatgcagctgaaaaaaggctgctatttattattataatttagaaaatagattttatttccgaaaccttgtatttttaatttgggtctactTTAAGTTGTACTGTAATTCAACTTTGAAAAAGCCAGTGCACTTTTGAGTGTTTAATCATCTTATAGTTATCATAAATGTatcaaatataataaaaataattgtgtAATACATTTTAGAGATTGTTTTCTAGTTGTaagatgtttattattattatttaatagttATATAGTCCCAACATCTTTCGCAGCGCTGTATAGggcatattgtcttgtcgcttaactgtccctcaggggctcacaatctaatccctaccatagtcatatgtctatgtgtgtatctaTCGTGCATATATCGTAttatagggccaatttaggggaagccaattaagttatctgtatgttcttgggatgtgggaggaaaccggagtgcccagaggaaacccacgcagacatggggcgaacataaaaactccttgcagatgttgccctggctgggatttgaaccagcaagccagtgctgcaaggcaagagcactaacctctACCCCACCGTGCTGTTATCTGTTCTGTTTGTATTTATAATCAGATTGTTTCTGAATTCTTAATTCAAACTAAAGATATATGCCAAACACCTGTACATGacatgcttaaaggggaactgaaggagagaggtatatggaggctgtcatgtttatttccttttaagcaataccagttgcctagcagccctgctgatcctaggcctctaatactattagccatagaccctgaacaagcatgcagcagatcaggtgttttagtggctcagactttaaagtcagatctgacaagactagctgcatgcgtgtttatggttttattcagatactactgcagataaaaagaccagtagggctgccaggcaactggtattgcttaaaaggaaataaacatgacagcctccatatacctctctcttcagttcccctttaaccacttcagccagtgtttttttcaccttattattttttatattatttttcactttcacttcccattcattcgccaataactttaccactacttatcacaacaaaatgacccatatcttgttttttctgccaccatttaggctttctttggttggtacattttactaagaattattttatcttaaatgcattttaaagggaaaattaagaaaaaaatttaaaaaatgcatacttgctaccgtaattaaatcatgctaccataattaaatcccatgtatttgtttgcccatttgccccggttattacaccatttaaattttgtccctatcacaatgtatggtgccaatattttatttggaaataaaggtgcattttttcagatttgcgtccatcactatttacaagcccataatttaattaaaaaaaataacattaatatacccttgacatacata
Coding sequences within it:
- the LOC137527380 gene encoding olfactory receptor 6F1-like gives rise to the protein MNETVLTEFFLVGFSDLEHSRFGLFIVITILYAGIITANVFIIIIVKTKRRLHKAMYFFIGGLSFLEIWYPSVTIPRLLWSLKTRGEAISLYGCFTQFYFHFSLGATEIFLLTVMAYDRYVAICNPLYYVVIISPKTCAFLIIGSWVCGFLSPLVPCLQISNLSFCRENQIDHYYCDLAPLLKLSCSDTSSIEKLFFCLSLFIILGCFFLIIISYICIIRTILMFPTAAGRRKSFSTFASHLIVVTLFYGPIIFMFVRPSTGGLMHLNKMVSIIPSVVTPLLNPIIYTLRNQEVKDAVKLNHSFSRWKMADSIYIKAYVK